From a single Georhizobium profundi genomic region:
- the secD gene encoding protein translocase subunit SecD produces MRTPKWQLAIYSLIIICGLIAALPNFVPPNKLGMLPNWLQNQHVTLGLDLQGGSHLVLEVDAPVLKHDRLTWLQDETRRLLRQEQVSGITPRLQGAAVVIETPDAEMAGRVEALVSGLATPVQTGGFTPTNDILVARDGTQLTLTLSQAGLDDRINQAIDQSLEIVRQRVDQVGVAEPTIQRVGSDRIMVQLPGLQDPTRLRELLGSTAQMSFHMVAGSQGGPGISTLQDEEGNSYPIEDSVALSGERLVDARAGFDQRTHEPLVSFRFDSVGTQRFAEITQKNVGRPFAIVLDGKVLSAPVIREPITGGSGQISGSFTVEDTVVLSALLRAGALPAPLTVIEERTVGPDLGADVIRTGIISGIAGFVLVVGLMVGLYGGWGLIASGALLLNVILTLGVLGFLGATLTLPGLAGIILGIGIAVDANILINERIKEEAARGKSAFAALDQGFNRAYSTIVDANVTSLIATLLLFMFGTGPVRGFAVTMLIGIVLSMFTAVAVVRIAMTEVVRRRKLKTLTIRSPFRFKARETHFRFMKARYLGIGMSIFLSIASIVLFMKPGLNYGIDFTGGIQAEVSTSQSTDLAALRSGLGELGLGEVSLQTVGDGQSVLVRLPRQEGGEAAQTSAINQVRAKMAELDPGSSVERTEVVGPKVSGELARNGVIAVVLASLAMLVYIWWRFEWYFAVGAIATLVLDTTKTVGFFALTGLDFNLTAIAALLTIIGYSVNDKVVVYDRMRENLRLYKKMPLRDVIDMSINQVLLRCVFTSLTTFLAILPLAIWGGNSVANFAIPMVFGVVVATTSSIFIAAPILLLLGDWAGRRRARQVDAVPLPAE; encoded by the coding sequence ATGCGTACGCCCAAATGGCAACTCGCCATCTATTCTCTGATCATCATCTGCGGGTTGATCGCCGCGCTTCCCAATTTCGTGCCGCCGAACAAGCTCGGCATGCTTCCCAACTGGCTGCAGAACCAGCACGTGACGCTCGGCCTCGACCTGCAGGGCGGATCGCATCTCGTTCTGGAAGTCGATGCGCCGGTGTTGAAACACGACCGCCTGACCTGGCTTCAGGACGAAACGCGCCGCCTGCTGCGCCAGGAACAGGTCTCCGGCATAACGCCCCGCCTGCAGGGTGCTGCTGTCGTGATCGAAACACCGGATGCCGAAATGGCCGGCCGGGTCGAAGCCCTCGTCTCGGGCCTCGCCACTCCTGTCCAGACAGGCGGCTTCACGCCGACGAACGACATCCTCGTCGCCCGCGACGGAACGCAGCTTACCTTGACACTCAGCCAGGCTGGCCTTGACGATCGCATCAACCAGGCGATCGACCAGAGCCTCGAGATCGTGCGCCAGCGCGTCGACCAGGTGGGTGTCGCCGAGCCGACGATCCAGCGCGTCGGCAGCGACCGCATCATGGTTCAGCTGCCCGGCCTTCAGGATCCGACGCGGCTGCGCGAACTACTCGGCTCGACCGCGCAGATGTCCTTCCACATGGTCGCTGGTTCGCAGGGCGGCCCGGGCATCAGCACGCTTCAGGATGAGGAGGGCAACTCCTATCCGATCGAAGACAGCGTGGCGCTCAGCGGCGAACGGCTCGTCGATGCCCGCGCCGGTTTCGACCAGCGGACGCATGAACCACTCGTCTCCTTCCGCTTCGACAGCGTTGGCACGCAACGCTTTGCGGAGATCACGCAGAAGAACGTCGGCCGGCCCTTCGCCATTGTGCTCGATGGCAAGGTGCTGAGCGCTCCTGTCATCCGCGAGCCGATCACCGGCGGCTCCGGCCAGATCAGCGGCTCCTTCACGGTGGAAGATACGGTCGTGCTTTCCGCGCTGCTGAGGGCCGGTGCGCTGCCCGCACCGCTGACCGTCATCGAAGAACGCACCGTGGGGCCGGATCTCGGGGCGGATGTCATTCGCACTGGGATCATCAGCGGCATCGCCGGCTTCGTGCTGGTCGTCGGCCTCATGGTGGGGCTCTATGGCGGCTGGGGCCTGATCGCGAGCGGCGCACTCCTGCTCAACGTCATCCTGACGCTCGGCGTTCTCGGCTTTCTCGGCGCGACACTGACGTTGCCTGGCCTCGCCGGCATCATCCTCGGCATCGGCATCGCGGTCGATGCGAACATCCTGATCAACGAACGCATCAAAGAGGAGGCTGCGCGAGGCAAAAGCGCTTTCGCGGCGCTCGACCAGGGCTTCAACCGTGCCTATTCGACCATCGTCGACGCCAATGTGACATCGCTGATCGCGACACTGCTCCTGTTCATGTTCGGCACGGGGCCGGTGCGCGGCTTTGCGGTCACGATGCTGATCGGGATCGTGCTGTCCATGTTCACGGCGGTCGCCGTCGTGCGCATCGCCATGACGGAGGTGGTTCGCCGGCGGAAGCTGAAAACGCTGACGATCCGCTCGCCGTTCCGGTTCAAGGCGCGCGAAACGCATTTTCGCTTCATGAAGGCACGCTATCTCGGCATCGGCATGTCGATCTTCCTGTCGATCGCCTCGATCGTGCTCTTCATGAAGCCGGGCCTCAACTACGGCATCGACTTCACGGGCGGAATCCAGGCCGAGGTCTCGACCTCGCAGTCGACGGATCTTGCGGCTCTGCGGTCGGGCCTTGGCGAGCTCGGACTGGGTGAGGTTTCTCTCCAGACGGTGGGTGACGGCCAATCGGTGCTCGTGCGCCTGCCGCGACAGGAAGGCGGAGAGGCGGCGCAAACTTCTGCCATCAACCAGGTGCGTGCCAAGATGGCTGAGCTCGATCCGGGCTCGAGCGTGGAGCGCACCGAAGTTGTTGGACCTAAGGTGAGCGGCGAGCTTGCCCGCAACGGCGTGATCGCCGTCGTGCTCGCGAGCCTTGCCATGCTCGTCTACATCTGGTGGCGGTTCGAATGGTACTTCGCGGTCGGTGCGATCGCGACGCTCGTGCTCGACACGACGAAGACTGTCGGTTTCTTCGCTTTGACGGGGCTCGACTTCAACCTGACGGCGATCGCCGCGCTTTTGACGATCATCGGCTATTCGGTGAACGACAAGGTAGTGGTCTACGACCGGATGCGCGAGAACCTCAGGCTCTACAAGAAGATGCCGCTGCGCGACGTGATCGACATGTCGATCAACCAGGTGCTGCTGCGTTGCGTGTTCACCTCGCTGACCACGTTCCTGGCGATCCTTCCGCTGGCGATCTGGGGCGGCAACTCGGTCGCAAACTTCGCGATACCGATGGTGTTCGGCGTGGTGGTGGCCACCACATCCTCCATCTTCATCGCAGCGCCGATCCTGCTCTTGCTGGGTGACTGGGCAGGCAGGCGTCGTGCACGACAGGTTGATGCGGTGCCGCTGCCTGCGGAGTAG
- a CDS encoding GlxA family transcriptional regulator, with protein MASTQSRIKRSIVFFLVPDFSMLAFSTAIEPLRIANRMLGYECYRWRLASTEGQPVCASNGVEVAVNTSLADERRHMTGEMKPSMVFVCAGVNVEKFNNKTVNAWLREEYHRGIAVGGLCTGAHVLASAGLLSGKRCAIHWENLPGFAEAFPKADVYADLYEVDSNLYTCAGGTAALDMMINLIGEDHDDTLVNRICEQALTDRVRSPHDRQRLPLRARLGVQNSKILSIIELMEANLSEPLSLIEIARYAGLSRRQIERLFRHEMGRSPARYYLEIRLDRARHLLVQSTMPVVEVAVACGFVSASHFSKCYRELYGRSPQQERADRKLLLNAA; from the coding sequence ATGGCCAGCACACAGAGCCGCATCAAGCGGTCCATCGTCTTCTTTCTCGTTCCCGATTTCTCCATGCTGGCCTTCTCCACCGCGATCGAGCCGCTCCGAATCGCAAACCGCATGCTGGGGTACGAATGCTACCGCTGGCGCCTCGCCTCCACGGAGGGTCAGCCGGTCTGTGCATCGAACGGTGTGGAGGTTGCCGTCAACACGTCGCTCGCCGATGAGCGCCGCCACATGACGGGTGAGATGAAGCCGTCCATGGTGTTCGTCTGCGCCGGCGTGAACGTCGAGAAATTCAACAACAAGACGGTCAATGCCTGGCTGCGCGAGGAATATCACCGCGGCATCGCCGTCGGCGGTCTCTGCACCGGCGCCCATGTGCTGGCGAGTGCCGGCCTGCTTTCCGGCAAGCGCTGCGCCATCCATTGGGAAAACCTGCCTGGCTTTGCCGAGGCGTTCCCGAAGGCCGATGTCTACGCCGATCTCTACGAGGTCGATTCCAACCTCTACACCTGCGCGGGCGGCACCGCCGCGCTCGACATGATGATCAACCTGATCGGCGAGGATCACGACGATACGCTCGTCAATCGCATCTGCGAGCAGGCGCTGACCGATCGGGTGCGCTCTCCACACGATCGCCAGCGGCTGCCGCTTCGGGCACGCCTCGGCGTCCAGAACTCCAAGATCCTCTCCATCATCGAACTGATGGAAGCGAACCTCTCCGAGCCGCTGTCGCTGATCGAGATCGCGCGCTATGCCGGCCTGTCGCGGCGCCAGATCGAGCGGTTGTTCCGTCATGAAATGGGCCGCTCGCCTGCCCGCTATTACCTGGAAATCCGGCTCGACCGCGCCCGCCACCTGCTCGTCCAGTCCACCATGCCGGTCGTGGAAGTGGCCGTCGCATGCGGGTTCGTGTCGGCCTCGCATTTCTCCAAATGCTACCGTGAACTCTATGGCCGCTCGCCGCAGCAGGAGCGTGCGGATCGCAAGCTGCTCTTGAACGCAGCCTGA
- a CDS encoding LysR substrate-binding domain-containing protein encodes MNAPLNHPLPTLELDVLRTFVAIAETKSFSAAASAVFRTPSAVSMQIKKLEETLKRPVFIRDARNVTLTGDGEILLSYARQLLAINREAVSKFITPDISGVVRLGSPDDYGERVLPHVLKRFAETHPAIAVDVVIDQSGNLQKRLDEGTLDLTLMTCSSVQTPAGSEVLLTENIVWVGARGGSAHLREPLPVSMWEEGCAWRLRALDALSREGRKYRIAYMSAHTAGQRSAILADLAIAPLPKSFVADDLVCLSAKDGLPELGTYNIIMVVAPNASAPVLAAADHLRATLATLNEKL; translated from the coding sequence ATGAATGCTCCGCTGAATCATCCACTGCCAACTCTCGAGCTCGATGTTCTGCGTACCTTCGTTGCAATTGCGGAGACAAAGAGCTTCTCGGCGGCGGCCAGTGCCGTCTTCCGGACCCCGTCAGCGGTTTCCATGCAGATCAAGAAACTGGAAGAGACGCTGAAGCGGCCGGTGTTCATCCGCGATGCGCGCAACGTCACGCTGACCGGCGATGGCGAAATCCTGCTCAGCTATGCGCGGCAGTTGCTTGCGATCAACCGTGAGGCGGTGTCCAAGTTCATTACGCCGGATATTTCAGGCGTCGTGCGTTTGGGCTCGCCGGACGATTACGGCGAGCGGGTCTTGCCCCATGTGCTGAAGCGTTTTGCCGAAACCCATCCGGCAATCGCCGTCGATGTCGTGATCGACCAGAGCGGCAATCTGCAGAAGCGGCTCGACGAGGGGACGCTCGACCTGACGCTGATGACCTGTTCGAGCGTGCAGACGCCTGCGGGCTCTGAAGTGCTGCTCACCGAAAACATCGTGTGGGTCGGCGCACGTGGCGGTTCGGCCCATCTGCGCGAACCGCTGCCAGTGTCGATGTGGGAAGAGGGGTGCGCCTGGCGCCTGCGCGCGCTCGACGCGCTGAGCCGCGAGGGCCGCAAGTACCGGATCGCCTATATGAGCGCGCACACCGCCGGCCAACGCTCCGCGATTCTCGCCGATCTGGCGATCGCGCCGCTGCCCAAATCCTTTGTTGCCGACGATCTGGTCTGTCTGAGTGCCAAGGACGGGCTACCCGAGCTCGGCACTTACAACATCATCATGGTCGTCGCGCCAAACGCATCCGCCCCGGTTCTCGCCGCAGCCGACCATCTGCGGGCAACGCTGGCTACGCTGAACGAGAAACTTTAA
- a CDS encoding ASKHA domain-containing protein — protein sequence MPSGRRGRFAPGTPVLEAARELGVYVESVCGGRGICGRCQVEVQEGRFAKHGITSSADHISAFSPKEERYAEKRDLKEGRRLSCSATIQGDLVVDVPQDVAINAQVVRKDSDGRVIERNPAIHMCYVEVEEPDMHKPLGDLDRLKVALERDWGIKDPDVDTHLLATVQKTLREGNWTVTAAIHRDQPTDRPRIIAIYPGLKNEAYGIACDIGSTTIAMHLSSLLSGRTVASAGASNPQIRFGEDLMSRVSYVMMNPEGREAMTTAVRQALNELIDKVCADGGIERSDILDAVFVGNPIMHHLFLGIDPTELGGAPFALAVSGALSLKASEIDLPMNAGTRVYVLPCIAGHVGADAAAATLTEGPHRQDETMLLVDIGTNAEIVLGSAARVVAASSPTGPAFEGAEISCGQRAAPGAIERVRIDPETLEPRFRVIGIDAWSNEPAFAEAAGDKKITGVCGSGIIEVIAEMYLAGIISEDGVIDGALAAKSPRIVENGRTFSYVIQEAEPRLMITQTDVRAIQLAKAALYAGVKLLMDKLAITEVDRIGLAGAFGSFIDPKYAMVLGLVPDCDLDKVKAVGNAAGTGARMALLNRDHRREIERTVTEIEKIETALEPKFQDHFVAAMALPNKVDRFPKLSAAVTMPPRKTLSDADGDDGATRRRGGRAGGRRARGDAS from the coding sequence ATGCCCTCCGGCCGTCGCGGGCGCTTCGCGCCCGGTACGCCGGTGCTGGAGGCGGCGCGCGAACTCGGCGTCTATGTCGAAAGCGTATGCGGCGGTCGCGGCATTTGCGGCCGTTGCCAGGTGGAGGTCCAGGAAGGCCGGTTCGCCAAGCACGGCATCACCTCCTCCGCCGATCACATCTCGGCCTTCTCGCCGAAGGAAGAGCGCTACGCCGAAAAGCGCGACCTAAAGGAAGGCCGCCGCCTCTCCTGCTCCGCGACGATCCAAGGCGATCTCGTGGTCGACGTTCCGCAGGACGTGGCCATCAACGCCCAAGTCGTGCGCAAGGATTCCGACGGTCGCGTCATCGAGCGCAATCCGGCGATCCACATGTGCTATGTCGAGGTCGAAGAGCCGGACATGCACAAGCCGCTCGGCGACCTCGACAGGTTGAAGGTCGCACTGGAGCGCGACTGGGGGATCAAGGATCCCGACGTCGACACCCATCTGCTCGCAACCGTCCAGAAGACCCTGCGTGAAGGCAACTGGACCGTCACTGCTGCGATTCACCGTGACCAACCGACGGACAGACCGCGCATCATCGCCATCTATCCGGGCCTCAAGAACGAAGCCTACGGCATTGCCTGCGACATCGGTTCGACGACCATCGCGATGCATCTCTCCTCGCTGCTTTCGGGTCGCACGGTTGCGTCGGCAGGCGCTTCAAACCCGCAGATCCGCTTCGGAGAAGATCTGATGAGCCGCGTCTCCTACGTCATGATGAACCCGGAAGGCCGGGAAGCGATGACCACGGCCGTGCGCCAGGCGCTGAACGAGCTTATCGACAAGGTCTGCGCCGATGGCGGCATCGAGCGGTCCGACATCTTGGACGCGGTCTTCGTCGGCAACCCGATCATGCATCACCTTTTCCTCGGCATCGACCCGACCGAGCTCGGCGGCGCGCCGTTTGCGCTGGCCGTTTCCGGCGCGCTATCGCTCAAGGCCTCGGAAATTGACCTGCCGATGAATGCTGGGACGCGCGTCTACGTACTGCCCTGCATCGCCGGCCATGTCGGCGCGGATGCGGCTGCCGCAACGCTCACCGAAGGTCCGCACCGCCAAGACGAGACGATGTTGCTCGTCGATATCGGCACCAATGCGGAAATTGTGCTCGGCTCCGCCGCAAGGGTTGTCGCCGCCTCGTCGCCCACTGGCCCCGCCTTCGAAGGCGCTGAGATCTCCTGCGGCCAGCGCGCCGCTCCCGGCGCGATCGAACGCGTCCGCATCGATCCGGAAACTCTCGAGCCGCGCTTCCGCGTCATCGGCATCGACGCATGGTCCAATGAGCCGGCGTTCGCCGAAGCAGCCGGCGACAAGAAGATCACCGGCGTTTGCGGCTCCGGCATCATCGAAGTCATCGCCGAGATGTATCTCGCGGGCATCATCTCCGAAGACGGCGTGATCGACGGCGCGCTCGCCGCGAAAAGCCCGCGCATCGTCGAAAACGGCCGAACCTTCTCCTACGTGATCCAGGAGGCCGAACCGCGGCTTATGATCACCCAGACCGACGTGCGCGCGATCCAGCTAGCCAAGGCTGCACTCTATGCTGGCGTAAAGCTCTTGATGGACAAGCTCGCCATCACCGAGGTCGACCGCATCGGGCTTGCCGGCGCGTTCGGCTCGTTCATCGATCCGAAATACGCGATGGTGCTCGGCCTCGTGCCGGATTGCGATCTGGACAAGGTGAAGGCCGTCGGCAATGCTGCCGGTACCGGTGCTCGCATGGCCCTGCTCAACCGCGACCATCGCCGCGAGATCGAGCGGACCGTCACGGAGATCGAGAAGATCGAGACCGCGCTCGAGCCCAAGTTCCAGGACCATTTCGTCGCCGCCATGGCCTTGCCGAACAAGGTCGATCGCTTCCCGAAGCTCAGCGCCGCCGTGACGATGCCGCCACGCAAGACGCTGAGTGATGCGGATGGCGACGACGGCGCAACCCGCCGCCGCGGCGGCCGAGCAGGTGGACGCCGTGCGCGGGGTGACGCGTCTTAA
- a CDS encoding methyltetrahydrofolate cobalamin methyltransferase, with protein MSRTIIASATREIIMGFDQPFCVIGERINPTGRKKLAAEMVAGNFETVIKDALEQVAAGATMLDINAGVTAVDPNATEPDLLVKTLQIVQDLVDVPLSIDSSVTAAIEAGLKVAKGRPLVNSVTGEDEKLEAILPLIKKYDVPVVAISNDETGISEDPDVRFAVAKKIVERAADYGIKPYDIVVDPLVMPIGAMGTAGLQVFKLVRRLREELGVNTTCGLSNVSFGLPHRHGINAAFIPMVIASGMTSAIMNPCRPQEMEMVRAANVLNSTDANCYNWIMKYRDHTPSAAADAASAGNTTVAASAGGRRRGGRAARMGS; from the coding sequence ATGTCGCGCACCATCATCGCATCGGCAACCCGTGAGATCATCATGGGCTTCGACCAGCCCTTCTGCGTGATCGGCGAACGCATCAACCCGACCGGACGCAAGAAGCTCGCAGCCGAGATGGTGGCCGGCAATTTCGAGACGGTCATCAAGGACGCGCTCGAACAGGTCGCGGCCGGCGCCACGATGCTCGACATCAATGCCGGCGTCACCGCGGTCGATCCCAACGCGACCGAGCCGGACCTGCTGGTGAAGACCTTGCAGATCGTCCAGGATCTCGTGGACGTCCCCCTGTCCATCGACAGCTCCGTAACGGCTGCAATCGAAGCCGGGCTGAAGGTCGCCAAGGGTCGTCCCCTGGTCAATTCCGTGACCGGTGAAGACGAGAAGCTGGAAGCGATCCTGCCGCTGATCAAGAAATACGACGTACCGGTCGTTGCGATCTCCAATGACGAGACCGGCATTTCCGAAGATCCGGACGTGCGTTTCGCCGTCGCCAAGAAGATCGTCGAACGCGCCGCCGACTATGGCATCAAGCCATACGACATCGTCGTCGATCCGTTGGTCATGCCGATCGGCGCCATGGGCACGGCGGGTCTTCAGGTTTTCAAGCTGGTTCGGCGTCTGCGCGAAGAGCTTGGCGTCAATACCACGTGCGGGCTTTCCAACGTGTCCTTCGGCCTTCCGCATCGCCACGGCATCAACGCGGCCTTCATTCCCATGGTGATCGCGTCCGGCATGACCTCGGCGATCATGAATCCCTGCCGTCCGCAGGAGATGGAAATGGTGCGCGCCGCCAACGTTTTGAACTCCACCGACGCCAATTGCTACAACTGGATCATGAAGTATCGCGATCACACGCCGTCTGCCGCAGCCGACGCTGCATCGGCCGGCAATACTACGGTCGCGGCTTCGGCCGGCGGTCGGCGCCGTGGTGGACGCGCAGCTCGCATGGGAAGTTGA
- a CDS encoding methylenetetrahydrofolate reductase has protein sequence MNAVIGLKQHQSTHIAASIEVAPKQAIESDDLPGLFPHGTRVYITDIGTATDEMVAAAIRIRSLGYEPVPHLACRRLTTRVALTDRVERLSREAGVRDALIIGGGLERQAGEFSSTMEVLETGLFDRFGFTDLGVAGHPEGSPEFNEEVALHALRLKKSFAERTGARMRIVTQFGFDAERFIDWSEGLRMEGIDLPVHLGVAGPAKITTLIKYAALCGIGNSVTFLKKNALALTALATSHSPETVVGPIERHVAATPHSAIKQIHVFPFGGLKKSAEWLEQRGSWDIKTSLYPSMPLIAER, from the coding sequence ATGAACGCGGTCATCGGATTGAAGCAGCATCAAAGTACCCATATCGCCGCCTCGATCGAAGTGGCGCCGAAGCAGGCCATCGAATCCGACGACCTGCCCGGCCTCTTTCCGCATGGCACCCGAGTCTACATCACGGACATCGGGACGGCGACCGACGAGATGGTTGCGGCGGCAATCCGCATCCGCAGTCTCGGCTATGAACCGGTGCCGCATTTGGCCTGCCGGCGCCTGACCACGAGGGTGGCGCTGACAGATCGCGTCGAGCGCCTGTCCCGCGAAGCCGGCGTCAGGGATGCGCTCATCATCGGCGGTGGGCTCGAGCGCCAGGCGGGCGAGTTTTCATCGACCATGGAAGTTCTCGAAACCGGTCTTTTCGACCGCTTCGGCTTCACCGATCTCGGCGTCGCGGGCCATCCTGAAGGCAGTCCCGAGTTCAACGAGGAAGTGGCGCTGCACGCGCTCCGCCTTAAGAAGTCGTTCGCCGAGCGGACCGGCGCGCGCATGCGCATCGTCACGCAGTTCGGTTTTGACGCTGAACGCTTCATCGACTGGAGCGAGGGACTGCGCATGGAAGGCATCGACCTTCCCGTGCATCTCGGTGTCGCCGGGCCTGCCAAGATCACGACGTTGATCAAATATGCCGCGCTTTGCGGCATCGGCAATTCGGTGACGTTCCTCAAGAAGAACGCGCTTGCGCTGACGGCGCTTGCCACGAGCCACTCGCCCGAAACGGTCGTCGGGCCCATCGAGCGCCATGTTGCCGCCACACCTCATTCCGCGATCAAGCAGATCCACGTCTTTCCGTTCGGCGGCCTGAAAAAGTCCGCAGAGTGGCTTGAACAACGTGGCTCATGGGATATAAAGACATCTTTATATCCTTCTATGCCCCTGATTGCGGAACGCTGA
- a CDS encoding virulence factor: protein MADRIVVYWRDIPAQVIVKKGRKAAKRELSLRFTEAIDMCAMRSGAHGTDDYLADWRKGDPQAVSDDLEAEADKAVAELEDTYTRERLVALVKAGGSESDTAS, encoded by the coding sequence ATGGCCGACCGCATCGTCGTCTACTGGCGCGACATCCCGGCGCAAGTCATCGTGAAAAAGGGCCGCAAGGCTGCAAAACGCGAACTTTCGCTGAGATTTACCGAGGCCATCGACATGTGTGCGATGCGCTCGGGCGCCCATGGCACGGACGACTATCTTGCAGATTGGCGTAAGGGCGACCCGCAAGCCGTTTCCGACGATCTCGAAGCCGAGGCCGATAAGGCCGTGGCCGAGCTGGAAGATACATATACGCGGGAGCGGCTGGTCGCTCTCGTCAAAGCAGGCGGTTCGGAAAGCGATACGGCTTCTTGA
- a CDS encoding DUF1638 domain-containing protein — translation MKVEKVHLIACGALAREIMVIREQSGLTHLDVHCLPAIWHNHPEKIAPGVKDAIGKARKAGFTRIFVAYADCGTGGALDKVLAEEGVARIAGPHCYAFFLGNAVFEARGDEDMTSFFLTDFLARQFKAFVIEPLGLDRHPELRDAYFGHYKKIVYLAQTDDAELDEKAREAADWLGLAYERRLTGYGELADAVLAAGAPPQFASRRI, via the coding sequence ATGAAAGTCGAAAAGGTTCATTTGATTGCGTGCGGGGCGCTCGCTCGTGAGATTATGGTTATCCGCGAGCAATCGGGGCTGACGCATCTCGATGTCCATTGCCTTCCGGCCATCTGGCACAACCATCCCGAAAAGATTGCACCGGGCGTCAAAGATGCCATCGGCAAGGCTCGGAAGGCCGGCTTTACACGAATTTTCGTGGCCTATGCCGATTGCGGCACCGGTGGCGCATTGGACAAGGTGCTCGCGGAAGAAGGCGTGGCGCGGATCGCAGGCCCCCATTGCTATGCGTTCTTCCTGGGCAATGCAGTGTTCGAAGCCCGTGGCGACGAGGATATGACCTCGTTCTTCCTGACGGATTTCCTGGCTCGGCAATTCAAGGCGTTTGTCATCGAGCCGTTGGGGCTCGATCGCCACCCGGAGTTGCGCGACGCCTATTTCGGTCATTACAAGAAGATCGTCTATCTCGCCCAGACCGACGACGCCGAGCTTGACGAAAAAGCCCGGGAGGCCGCCGACTGGCTTGGGCTTGCCTATGAGCGACGTTTGACGGGCTATGGCGAGCTTGCCGATGCGGTGCTGGCGGCCGGCGCACCACCACAATTTGCGTCACGTCGCATTTGA
- a CDS encoding entericidin yields the protein MTSKTLGRAAILLVAIFSLSACGNTIRGAGADMANTVDATQSAAANVDAAATY from the coding sequence ATGACTTCCAAAACACTCGGCCGCGCAGCCATCCTTCTCGTAGCGATCTTCTCGCTCAGCGCATGTGGCAACACGATTCGCGGCGCCGGTGCAGACATGGCCAACACGGTTGACGCCACGCAGTCTGCTGCTGCCAACGTCGACGCTGCTGCAACCTACTAA
- a CDS encoding corrinoid protein has product MSEDDIILSELADDELVLQMHDDLYDGLKEEIEEATRILLDRGWQPYEVLTEALVEGMRIVGEDFRDGILFVPEVLLSANAMKAGMFILRPLLVETGAPKLGKMVIGTVKGDIHDIGKNLVGMMMEGAGFDVIDLGINNPVENYLAAIEEHQPDIVGMSALLTTTMPYMKVVIDTMKEKGIRDDFVVLVGGAPLNEEFGKAVGADAYCRDAAVAVETAKEYMKRRHNQAQSA; this is encoded by the coding sequence ATGTCCGAAGATGATATCATCCTTTCCGAACTGGCCGACGACGAACTCGTGCTTCAGATGCACGACGATCTTTATGACGGCCTCAAGGAAGAAATCGAGGAAGCGACCCGCATCCTGCTCGATCGCGGCTGGCAGCCTTACGAGGTTCTGACGGAAGCGCTGGTCGAAGGCATGCGTATCGTCGGCGAAGACTTCCGCGACGGCATCCTGTTTGTGCCGGAAGTGCTGCTGTCGGCAAACGCCATGAAGGCAGGCATGTTCATTCTCCGCCCCTTGCTCGTCGAGACGGGCGCGCCGAAACTTGGCAAGATGGTCATCGGCACCGTCAAGGGCGACATCCACGACATCGGCAAGAACCTCGTCGGCATGATGATGGAAGGTGCGGGCTTCGACGTAATCGACCTCGGCATCAACAATCCGGTCGAAAACTATCTCGCGGCGATCGAAGAGCACCAGCCGGATATCGTCGGCATGTCGGCGCTTTTGACGACCACGATGCCCTACATGAAGGTCGTGATCGACACGATGAAGGAAAAGGGCATTCGCGACGACTTCGTCGTTCTCGTCGGCGGCGCACCGCTGAACGAGGAGTTCGGCAAGGCTGTCGGCGCTGACGCTTATTGCCGGGATGCGGCAGTGGCTGTCGAAACTGCCAAGGAATACATGAAGCGCCGCCACAACCAGGCTCAGTCGGCCTGA